From the Candidatus Aminicenantes bacterium genome, the window CCTGTGCCCTCTGGGTATTTGTGCCCGAAAGGGTACTCTCATGCAGCCTTATCATTTTTTCAAATATGCATAACCCCCAAACCCACACAAAATGGAAGAGAACCAAAAGTTGAAAAGTTGAAGAGAACCAAACTTTTCAACTCTCTTATCAATGAATGACTTGAACGTCTTTGTTTTGAATTTTAGACATTGGGATTTTGGATTTGTTTGGGATTTCTGGTTTCGTGCTTCGAATTTGTTTTTTCTACCTTCTTCCTTATTCTTTATTCAGAGCCGTGTAGGACGAGAGGCAAGTGGCTATGGACTAGTACTTAATCACTTCGTCCAGGGGAGAGAACGAGACAATGGCCCGCAAATTGACATACACGGTTCTGCGGTTGGCGTGAACCCCGGTTGACCGGGTGTCCATGATGTAACGCTCCGTCGTTGTCCGGGAATCATGGCGGTGATGTACGTCCGCATCGGCCAGGCAGATCGAGTTATTGGCGATGGCTTTGAGGCGCCCGATGTAAACCCAGTTGGAATCGGTGTCCAACACAACCACCCGGCCGATATGCGCATCGAGTTCAGTTTTCATGTGTCTGCCTAGAGCCTCGTATGGGCACGGTTTGCAAAAGCGGCGGCAAGAGTCGCTTTTCGCAACCGTATGCCGGGATTGAAGCGCATCCAGGAATCATTGAACACATGGTTTCCCCTGAGAGGTTATACCACAATCGGGTTGGGAACGGGAGAATTTGCGCAACTGCACGCGGGCAGAAACAAGGGGATGATAATTGGAGTGGCAGCCCGTAGGGGAATCGAACCCCTCTTGCAGGGTTGAAAACCCTGTGTCCTAACCGATAGACGAACGGGCCACCCGAAATGAGCCGTGCTGGGCTCGAACCAGCGACACCCGGCTTAAAAGGCCGGTGCTCTGCCTACTGAGCTAACGGCCCACAGGGTAAACAAAATAGCATAATCGCCTGGGATTGTCAACCGTGGCGTTGACACCGTGGCGTTGACACCGTGGGGATGATATCTGATGCCTTTCCCGCCTTGATTGCAAAAAACGGATCATGGTATAGTGGATGGCAATTCAGCGGAGTCTTTTCCGCAACTGTGGAGGTACAGCATGGATACGCTGCATAGAGATTTCGTGCGCACGGCCAAACGCCTGGCTAAAAAGACGGCCATTATGGATCGCACCCTGGATCGCAGTTTTACCTATTCCAAAACGTTGATTGCGGCCCTGATTCTGGTACGCAAGCTCCGCAGATACCGGGACGGGTATATCGGATTGATGATCCCCAACTCAGCCGGGTCGTTTCTGGCCACCCTGGGAGTGGTGATGGCGGGCAAAGTGCCGGTCATGATCAACTATTCCACCGGAGCCGCGGAAAACGCCGAGTACGCGCAAAACAAATGTGGTTTCCGCACGATTATCACGTCCCGTGCGTTGCTGGAAAAGATCGGTTGCCGCATTGTCAATGGCATGGTGTTTGTCGAAGATATTCTGGCGGGGGTATCCGTTGCCGATAAACTCCGCGCCGCGGCGCAGGCGGCGCTGCCGCTGCCGCTGCTTCTGCGGTCGATTCACGCCGGGGAGTTGGACGACAACGCGGTGATCCTGTTTACCAGCGGCAGTGAGAAAGACCCCAAGGCGGTGCAACTGACGCACCGCAATTTCCAGTCCAATATCGAGGGCTCGCTGGATCACCTGGAGTTGACCGAAGAGGACCGCGTCCTCAGCATTCTTCCCCTTTTCCACGTTTTCGGTCACAACACGAATTTCTGGCTGCCCCTGGTCACCGGGTGCACGGCGGTCACTTACGCCAACCCCCTGGATTACGAAGTGGTGTGTCGCATCGTGCGTGAAGAAAAGATCACGGTCATGCTGGGAACCCCGATTTTCTTCAGCGGATATCTGCGAAAATCCCAGCCCGGTGATTTTTCCAGTGTGCGCCTGGCTGTCGCCGGCGCGGACAAAACTCCGGAGCAACTTTACAAGGGATTTTTGGAAAAACACAATCTGCAGATCCTGGAGGGATACGGCTGCACGGAAACCAGCCCGGTGATTTCGGTCAACACCCCCAACCACATCAAGCCCGGCAGTATCGGGAAACCCCTGTCCAATGTGGAAGTGCGGATCCGGGATATCGACACCGGTGAGGACCTGTCTCCCGGCAATGAAGGGAAGATCGTGGTGCGCGGTGATCTGGTGATGAAAGGCTACTTTGATGATATTGAAGAGACGGCCCTGCGGATCCGCGGTGGATGGTACGATACGGGTGACATGGGCATGCTGGACGAAGAGGGCTTTCTCTGGCATCGCGGCCGCCTCAAACGTTTTGTGAAAATCGGGGGGGAAATGGTCTCTCTTGTGCGCACTGAGAGCGTGCTCAGCCAATTTCTTCCTGAAGACGTGGACTGTTGCGTGGTGGAGGTTGCGGATTCCGTTAAAGGTGCCCGCATTGTTGCCGCAGTAACGGCACCCGTCAATGGAAGAAAGATTTTGAAAGCCATGGCCAGGGAATTGCCCAACATCGCATTGCCGCGACGATTTGCAGTAATGCGGGAGTTGCCCAAGATGGGGAGCGGTAAAGCGGATTTCCGTGCCGTTCAAGTGGAAATGCGCCGCAAAACGGATGATCGGAGACGCGATTCAGAACAGTAGTGATGGCCAAGGGCCTCAAGTGAAAAGTTGACTAATGCACCTAAAAGGATCTCTCCAACTTTCCAGCTCTCCAACTATTCAACTCTATTCGCCAGGTGAGCGCGGATGCGGGATGCTGCCTTTTTAACCGTTTCGGTATCCATGGCGATGTTGACGCGGATGTGGTCACGGTGGCGGGGAGAGAAGTTTTCGCCCGGGACCACGCCCACACCGTTCCGGAGCAGTGATTCAGCCAATGTGAAACCGTCGGTGATATCCCGCGGGATACGTGCCCACACGAAATAGCCGCCCTGGGCCGGGGCCACGCGAAAGCCGGCGGATGAAAGTTCGGCGCTCATGAGTTTATGGTTGATCTCGCAAATTTCGCGACAACCCCGCGTATATTCACAACCGAACGCGGTCTCTG encodes:
- a CDS encoding bifunctional acyl-ACP--phospholipid O-acyltransferase/long-chain-fatty-acid--ACP ligase — its product is MDTLHRDFVRTAKRLAKKTAIMDRTLDRSFTYSKTLIAALILVRKLRRYRDGYIGLMIPNSAGSFLATLGVVMAGKVPVMINYSTGAAENAEYAQNKCGFRTIITSRALLEKIGCRIVNGMVFVEDILAGVSVADKLRAAAQAALPLPLLLRSIHAGELDDNAVILFTSGSEKDPKAVQLTHRNFQSNIEGSLDHLELTEEDRVLSILPLFHVFGHNTNFWLPLVTGCTAVTYANPLDYEVVCRIVREEKITVMLGTPIFFSGYLRKSQPGDFSSVRLAVAGADKTPEQLYKGFLEKHNLQILEGYGCTETSPVISVNTPNHIKPGSIGKPLSNVEVRIRDIDTGEDLSPGNEGKIVVRGDLVMKGYFDDIEETALRIRGGWYDTGDMGMLDEEGFLWHRGRLKRFVKIGGEMVSLVRTESVLSQFLPEDVDCCVVEVADSVKGARIVAAVTAPVNGRKILKAMARELPNIALPRRFAVMRELPKMGSGKADFRAVQVEMRRKTDDRRRDSEQ